AAGGCTACCGACCTGGTCCGCCACCATCACGAGCGGGTGGACGGAAAGGGCTACCCCGACGGGCTGAGCGGTGACGAAATCACGATCGGGGCGAAGATCGTGAACGTGGCGGATGCGTTCGACGCGATGACAACGGAGCGCCCGTATCGCTCCGGCCTCAGCGTCGATCAGGCGGTCGCTCAGCTGCAGGAGAAGGCCGGCACCCAGTTCGCCGCCGAAGTGGTCGAGGTGTTCGTGGGGGCGCTCCGCGACGGGAGCATTCAGCTGATCCGGAACACCCGCGCTTTCGACGACTCGGCCAGGGCGACCATCTCCGGCGACCGCGGACGCTAGGCGACCGCGGCGCCCCTCGCGTTGACGCCCGGCGAAGCCGCCGGGCCTGAGCCGCTTACCCCCGCGTTCGACATTCCCGAGCCCTCGTTGCGTCAACCGCAGTGGGCACCGCCCGAATGCGACCTTCCGGAGCGCGGAGCCGCTCGGCCCGCGCTAGCTCCCGCAGAACAACGGCTTGCTCCACCGAGCTCCATGTGCGGGCGGCAGGCACGCCGGTTGCGATGCAGATTCGCCGGCGGGACGCTCTCTGTTTGGGGGAGAGCACTGCGGAGTCGGGGCCGCGGTGTGATGAAGCCGAGGAGGCAAGGAGGCGTCCCGCCTTGACTTCATTCGTGGGGGCAAAGCGCGGGCGGTGGATCCCTGGCGGCTTCAAGCGCCGGTCGGTCGCGATCGCGCCGCCCTCATTTTTCGTTGACCCTCCTGGCACCATCCGCTATGGTTTTCGGCTCGTAGTCGGCGGTACCATTCCTCCTGCAACCTACGGACGGTGGACGTATCGGCGTCCGTACGCCGCCGCGAGTTTCGCGTGCGGAGACCCTCAAGTGGCCGGAAAGACACCGAAAAGGGTCACGGGCTGGCGGCAGGTGGGGCTGCTTTCGTCGATTCCGTTCATTCTCGCCCTGGCGCCCATCATCGGATTCGTCATCGGGCAGTTACTCGATCGACACTTCCGGACCCGCCCATGGCTGAGCATCATCCTGCTCGTCCTGGGCTTCGTAGCCGGCGTGCGTGAGACGATCAAGATCGTGAAGCTTTCACAGCAGGAGGACTAACCCCGACATGGTTGAGGCCCGCCCCGGGCGCGACATCTTGAGCCGTTCGCTTCGAACCTCGTGGCTCGTCGCGATCGTGCTCGCCGCGTCCCTGGCCCCGAGCCTTCCCCGCGCCGCGCTCGCGATCCTCGCGGGCCAGCTCATCTCGTTCCTCAACTTCATTTTCCTCCGCCAGATTGTGAAACTCTTCACAGAGGGCGGGAGGGACGCGCGTATCCTGCTCGCGATCGCGGCAAAGGTGACGCTCGTGTACGGGGGACTCGCCGCGCTGATTGCGTGGGGTGGCGTCCGCTACGGGCCGCTCTGCGCGGGAATCGGGCTTCCCTTCGCCGCGCTTTTCCTCAAATCGATCCTGTTGGCCCTGGGCGCCGGGCCTTCCTCGCTCACGGCACGGCGGGCAACCGAAACGGCTCGTTCCCTGGGGAACGCGGCCAAGCCCGCCGTGTTTCTGCTGCTCCTGGGCGCCTCGGCGCTCCTCGCTTTCTCGGCGCTGCCCGGGCCGGCGCATGCAGGCGAAGCGGCGCATGCAGGCGAAGCGGCGCATGCAGGCGAAGCGGCGCACGGCGCGCCGGCGGCCCACGCGGGGGAGGCCCGGCACGGCGAGGAGGGCGCGGCGGAGCTTCCGAACTGGCTTGTGATCCTCCACGATTTCAACCCCGGGAACCCACTGATCGCCTGGCTCGAGAAGAACCAGGTCATCGTATTCGCGTGGATCGCGGGACTCCTCTTCCTCCTCGTGAGCTGGCTGGCGATGCGCAAGCCGAAGATGGTGCCGGGCCCCTTTCAGAACGGCGTGGAGTGGATGGTCGAGAGCATGGAGGACGTGTGCGGCGGGCTCCTCGGCCCGCAGATCGAAAAACACTTCCCGCTCATCGGGGCGCTCTTCTTCTACATCCTCACGATCAACATGCTGGGGATCATCCCCGGGATGAAGTCCGCGACTTCCTCGCTCGACCTGACGCTGGCGCTGGCCCTGATCACGTTTCTCTACGTGCAGTTCTGGGGGATCCGGAATCTCGGGATCGTCGGCTACCTGGACCACCTCGCAGGGTCGCCCCGCGACGCGATCGGCTGGGCGATGCTCCCGGTGATGCTCCCGGTCCACATCCTGGGAGAGCTCGCCAAGCCCGTGAGCCTCTCCTGCCGACTCTTCGGCAACATCTTCGGGGAGGACACGCTCATCGTTGTGTTCGTCGGGGCCACGGCGCTCTTGATCAAGGCCTCCCTCGTGGCGATCGCGGTCCCTCCCATGGCCGGTATCACCGCGCTCTTCATGAT
The genomic region above belongs to Candidatus Eisenbacteria bacterium and contains:
- the atpB gene encoding F0F1 ATP synthase subunit A, with the protein product MVEARPGRDILSRSLRTSWLVAIVLAASLAPSLPRAALAILAGQLISFLNFIFLRQIVKLFTEGGRDARILLAIAAKVTLVYGGLAALIAWGGVRYGPLCAGIGLPFAALFLKSILLALGAGPSSLTARRATETARSLGNAAKPAVFLLLLGASALLAFSALPGPAHAGEAAHAGEAAHAGEAAHGAPAAHAGEARHGEEGAAELPNWLVILHDFNPGNPLIAWLEKNQVIVFAWIAGLLFLLVSWLAMRKPKMVPGPFQNGVEWMVESMEDVCGGLLGPQIEKHFPLIGALFFYILTINMLGIIPGMKSATSSLDLTLALALITFLYVQFWGIRNLGIVGYLDHLAGSPRDAIGWAMLPVMLPVHILGELAKPVSLSCRLFGNIFGEDTLIVVFVGATALLIKASLVAIAVPPMAGITALFMMLQTLTSIVQALIFSLLATVYLYMMLPHEAHESGEAKEAH
- a CDS encoding AtpZ/AtpI family protein; translation: MRPSGARSRSARASSRRTTACSTELHVRAAGTPVAMQIRRRDALCLGESTAESGPRCDEAEEARRRPALTSFVGAKRGRWIPGGFKRRSVAIAPPSFFVDPPGTIRYGFRLVVGGTIPPATYGRWTYRRPYAAASFACGDPQVAGKTPKRVTGWRQVGLLSSIPFILALAPIIGFVIGQLLDRHFRTRPWLSIILLVLGFVAGVRETIKIVKLSQQED